A region of Ornithorhynchus anatinus isolate Pmale09 chromosome 5, mOrnAna1.pri.v4, whole genome shotgun sequence DNA encodes the following proteins:
- the LOC100084194 gene encoding rho GTPase-activating protein 25 has product MEIEKQKKDFEEQIKGLQKENFEVWTKVLHLTQETKKEREKLSALEAKLQDAERAREEAEKKNKVLEEEMEKFLKSAPAP; this is encoded by the exons ATGGAAATCGAGAAGCAGAAAAAGGACTTCGAGGAGCAGATTAAGGG CTTGCAGAAGGAGAACTTCGAAGTCTGGACCAAAGTGTTGCATCTGACTCAGGAGACGAaaaaggagcgggagaagctGTCGGCTCTGGAGGCCAAGCTGCAGGACGCGGAGCGGGCCCGGGAGGAGGCCGAGAAGAAGAACAAGGTTCtcgaagaggagatggagaagttCCTCAAATCCGCCCCGGCTCCCTGA